One region of Miscanthus floridulus cultivar M001 chromosome 19, ASM1932011v1, whole genome shotgun sequence genomic DNA includes:
- the LOC136529881 gene encoding membrane protein of ER body-like protein yields the protein MMGVERPPLELKEEQQPQLLMEAEEEEEEDTSALLHTRDRERDGNKKKMTTTKMVDQDLEPSDTDTDSDSHSDSDAAAAEEEAQAPHHQSIFLDPTQVSGHATELGAENQVTEVGGPKENANETSGAQGKEIEKQDNVRTQETNYSSNNGKLENGLHSNGVHEISSSSETVTIADGLKLITTIRDARHILPNWSGSVDVSSGSTTASEVHEIEVEKDEMITKGEVKVEEYDLEKILDEQETHDLYCPNCKSCITRRVILKKRKRTVRPDARKAPPKRPQLVKPSANVPRQTVDEDSPEVFRCLSCFTFFIPTGCNFNIFRIFERRDINQQVQIHHSSASQQTSENCGSWFLSCFQTADSPKPSNNADSLEEPLLSDSQRTDPLTSVQDNTPAEQSKKPSPAGSQTTTATNEVKQSFSKFHASSTVVTGSTKIESVHVNVQQYGAHQEQIPLSQPAGDTKTDTSHLGHKEEFTQIEAGNVVTVQRNGESQEQIPLSQPSGDTATDSMHLGQKQDILEGVTAPSDNSPFFSQPFFEPVLPIKVLPGEDQLQTVEKPTSVIRQPAEPEAPPHTVLAVPEAETPVPASSAPRDEWDILKAIVYGGLVESITSLSVVSAAAASGAKTLDIFILGIANLIGGLPVIYHNIADLRNTGDVAENSEQVGHYWLELGRRSKYQLHMVIAILSYILFGLLPPVIYGLSFRTSDNRENKMLVVAAVSLLCIALLAIGKAHVKRPRTYFTTLLYYLSIGFSGSGLSYVAGVLITKLLAHFGIIDQGGASAPAPPGLSFPEAAAWASY from the exons ATGATGGGGGTGGAGAGGCCGCCGTTGGAGCTcaaggaggagcagcagccacaGCTCCTCATGGaggccgaggaggaagaagaggaagacaccTCCGCCCTCCTGCACACCAGGGACAGGGAGAGGGACGGCaacaagaagaagatgacgacGACGAAGATGGTGGACCAGGACCTGGAGCCCTCCGACACCGACACCGACTCAGACTCCCACTCCGACTCCGACGCAGCAGCAGCGGAGGAGGAGGCCCAGGCCCCTCACCACCAGAGCATCTTCTTGGATCCAACCCAAG TCTCTGGTCATGCTACTGAACTAGGTGCTGAGAACCAAGTTACAGAAGTTGGTGGCCCAAAGGAAAACGCAAACGAAACTTCAGGTGCACAAGGCAAAGAGATTGAGAAACAGGACAACGTCAGGACTCAAGAAACTAACTACAGTTCAAACAATGGCAAATTGGAAAATGGTTTACACTCTAATGGTGTGCATGAGATCTCCAGCAGCAGTGAAACCGTGACCATTGCAGATGGACTGAAACTGATTACAACCATCCGTGATGCTAGACACATCTTGCCAAACTGGAGTGGTTCTGTTGACGTTTCCAGTGGCAGCACGACTGCATCTGAAGTTCATGAAATTGAAGTTGAGAAGGATGAAATGATCACTAAGGGTGAAGTGAAAGTTGAAGAGTATGATCTTGAGAAGATTCTGGACGAGCAAGAAACCCATGACCTCTATTGCCCCAACTGCAAATCCTGCATAACTCGAAGGGTCATCCttaaaaagagaaagagaacagTAAGACCAGATGCACGTAAGGCACCACCAAAAAGACCACAGCTTGTAAAGCCTTCTGCCAATGTTCCAAGACAAACAGTGGATGAAGACTCGCCCGAAGTATTTAGATGCTTGTCATGCTTCACTTTCTTCATCCCAACAG GTTGCAATTTTAATATATTCCGTATATTTGAAAGGAGGGATATAAACCAACAAGTTCAAATTCATCATTCTTCTGCTTCACAACAGACGTCTGAAAACtgtggaagttggtttctttcttgtttCCAGACAGCAGATAGTCCAAAGCCATCAAATAATGCAG ATTCATTGGAGGAGCCATTATTAAGTGATTCACAGAGGACCGATCCTCTAACTTCAGTTCAAGACAACACACCAGCAGAACAATCGAAGAAACCATCACCAGCTGGATCCCAAACTACAACTGCTACGAATGAAGTAAAACAGTCGTTCAGTAAATTCCATGCATCATCTACAGTTGTGACAG GATCCACGAAGATAGAGTCAGTACATGTAAATGTGCAGCAATACGGAGCGCACCAAGAACAAATTCCTCTCTCACAGCCTGCTGGTGATACTAAAACTGATACCAGTCATCTAGGTCACAAAGAAG AATTCACGCAAATAGAAGCAGGGAATGTGGTAACTGTGCAGCGTAATGGAGAAAGCCAAGAGCAAATTCCTCTCTCGCAGCCCTCTGGTGATACTGCGACTGATTCGATGCACCTAGGTCAAAAACAAG ATATTCTGGAAGGTGTAACGGCACCCTCTGATAACAGCCCATTTTTCAGTCAACCATTTTTTGAGCCAGTACTCCCAATAAAAGTTTTGCCGG GAGAGGACCAACTTCAGACGGTTGAGAAACCAACTTCAGTTATTCGTCAACCAGCTGAGCCAGAAGCTCCACCTCATACAGTATTGGCAGTCCCTGAGGCTGAGACACCAGTTCCTGCATCATCAGCTCCAAGGGATGAATGGGATATACTGAAAGCAATAGTGTATGGTGGCCTTGTTGAATCAATCACAAGCCTCTCAGTtgtatcagcagcagcagcaagtggTGCCAAGACTT TGGATATATTCATCTTGGGCATAGCAAACCTTATTGGCGGACTTCCTGTAATTTACCACAAT ATTGCTGATCTGCGAAACACAGGAGATGTAGCCGAAAACAGTGAGCAAGTGGGGCACTACTGGCTAGAGCTGGGAAGGCGATCAAAGTACCAGTTGCACATGGTGATAGCCATACTGTCATACATCCTCTTCGGGCTGCTGCCACCAGTCATCTACGGACTGTCattcaggacaagcgacaacaggGAGAACAAAATGTTGGTGGTCGCTGCTGTATCTCTCCTGTGCATTGCGCTGCTCGCAATTGGAAAGGCGCATGTTAAGAGGCCCAGGACTTACTTCACAACCCTCCTCTACTACCTGTCCATTGGATTCAGCGGTTCCGGGTTGTCGTACGTCGCAGGCGTCCTCATCACGAAGCTTCTGGCACACTTTGGTATCATTGATCAGGGTGGTGCATCAGCTCCTGCTCCTCCAGGTCTCTCATTCCCTGAAGCAGCCGCCTGGGCTTCCTACTGA
- the LOC136529882 gene encoding probable methyltransferase PMT17 isoform X2 — protein MAKEQDGSPKVRHPEFQRMRVTLTIGVIGLCVTAYILGAWQGTSNGISSSLISTRTQCKDHVRSSGARLDFQAHHQVGFNESALAVEKFTPCLLKYSEYTPCQDPRRARKFPKKMMQYRERHCPKKEDMLRCLIPAPPNYNNPFQWPKSRDYAWFNNIPHRELSIEKAVQNWIHVEGDLLRFPGGGTMFPHGADAYIDDINALVPLNEGNIRTALDTGCGVASWGAYLMKRNITTMSFAPRDSHEAQVQFALERGVPAMIGVIGTERIPYPARAFDMAHCSRCLIPWNKLDGIYLIEVDRVLRPGGYWILSGPPIHWKRHYKGWERTEEDLKQEQDEIEDLAKRLCWKKVIEKGDLAIWQKPINHVECVDSRKVYDAPQICKSNDVDSAWYKKMDTCISPLPDVKSEDEVAGGALERWPKRAFAVPPRIIRGSVPGFTPEKFQGDNKVWSERVNHYKKLIPPLGKRRYRNVMDMNAGIGGFAAALMEYPLWVMNVVPSGLAHDTLGVIYERGFIGTYQDWCEAFSTYPRTYDLIHADKIFSSYQDRCDITYILLEMDRILRPEGTVIIRDNVEVLVKVQAITGGMRWKSQIMDHESGPFNPDKILVAVKTYWTGKPVQKQ, from the exons ATGGCAAAAGAACAGGATGGATCCCCCAAGGTGCGCCACCCAGAATTCCAAAGGATGCGTGTAACTCTCACCATAGGTGTCATTGGCCTCTGTGTCACAGCGTACATTCTTGGTGCTTGGCAAGGCACCTCAAATGGCATTAGCTCTTCCTTAATAAGTACCAGAACCCAGTGCAAAGATCATGTGCGGTCATCTGGTGCTCGCCTGGATTTCCAAGCCCACCACCAGGTGGGCTTCAATGAATCGGCACTTGCGGTGGAGAAATTCACACCTTGCCTGCTCAAGTACAGTGAGTATACCCCTTGCCAAGATCCAAGGAGGGCTAGGAAGTTCCCAAAGAAAATGATGCAGTACAGGGAGCGGCACTGCCCAAAGAAAGAGGACATGCTCCGATGCTTGATCCCTGCGCCTCCAAACTATAACAACCCCTTCCAGTGGCCAAAAAGTCGCGACTATGCTTGGTTCAATAACATCCCTCATCGAGAGCTCAGTATCGAGAAGGCTGTTCAGAACTGGATTCATGTTGAGGGAGACCTGCTTAGATTCCCTGGAGGTGGCACCATGTTCCCACATGGTGCCGATGCTTATATTGATGACATAAATGCCCTTGTACCATTGAATGAAGGCAACATCCGAACTGCACTTGATACTGGATGTGGG GTTGCAAGCTGGGGTGCTTATCTTATGAAGAGGAACATCACCACCATGTCTTTTGCGCCAAGGGATTCTCATGAGGCACAGGTACAGTTTGCATTGGAACGGGGGGTACCAGCCATGATTGGAGTGATAGGGACTGAAAGAATCCCATATCCCGCTAGAGCATTTGACATGGCGCACTGCTCTAGATGTTTGATCCCATGGAATAAGCTTG ATGGCATCTATCTAATTGAAGTAGACAGAGTTCTTAGACCAGGGGGCTACTGGATCCTCTCTGGGCCTCCAATCCACTGGAAGAGACACTACAAGGGGTGGGAGAGGACAGAAGAAGACCTGAAGCAAGAGCAAGATGAGATTGAGGACTTAGCGAAACGGCTCTGCTGGAAGAAGGTCATAGAGAAAGGTGATCTTGCTATATGGCAGAAACCTATCAATCACGTAGAATGTGTTGACAGTAGGAAGGTCTATGATGCTCCGCAGATTTGTAAGAGCAATGATGTGGATTCTGCTTG GTACAAGAAGATGGACACTTGCATATCTCCTCTCCCAGATGTGAAgagtgaagatgaagttgctgGTGGAGCCCTTGAGAGATGGCCAAAAAGGGCATTTGCTGTTCCCCCAAGAATAATTCGCGGTTCAGTTCCAGGCTTCACCCCTGAGAAGTTCCAAGGGGATAACAAGGTGTGGTCAGAGAGAGTGAATCACTACAAGAAATTGATTCCACCACTGGGCAAAAGACGATACAGGAACGTGATGGACATGAATGCAGGGATAGGGGGTTTTGCAGCTGCATTGATGGAGTACCCTCTTTGGGTGATGAATGTTGTGCCTTCAGGCTTGGCGCATGACACCCTCGGTGTTATTTATGAACGAGGGTTTATTGGCACCTACCAGGACTGGTGTGAGGCTTTCTCAACATACCCGAGGACCTACGACCTCATCCATGCTGATAAAATTTTCAGCAGTTACCAGGATAG GTGTGACATAACATACATCCTCCTTGAGATGGACCGGATTCTAAGGCCTGAAGGGACTGTGATCATCAGGGACAACGTGGAGGTGCTGGTGAAGgtacaagctatcactggaggCATGAGGTGGAAGAGCCAAATTATGGATCACGAGTCCGGTCCGTTCAACCCTGACAAGATCCTAGTGGCTGTCAAGACTTACTGGACCGGGAAGCCAGTGCAAAAGCAATAA
- the LOC136529882 gene encoding probable methyltransferase PMT17 isoform X1: MLLGTRSQVTTTSQLVTLHSVPGFRFPHHRQNCPRVTPFSEGSSSSPALMAKEQDGSPKVRHPEFQRMRVTLTIGVIGLCVTAYILGAWQGTSNGISSSLISTRTQCKDHVRSSGARLDFQAHHQVGFNESALAVEKFTPCLLKYSEYTPCQDPRRARKFPKKMMQYRERHCPKKEDMLRCLIPAPPNYNNPFQWPKSRDYAWFNNIPHRELSIEKAVQNWIHVEGDLLRFPGGGTMFPHGADAYIDDINALVPLNEGNIRTALDTGCGVASWGAYLMKRNITTMSFAPRDSHEAQVQFALERGVPAMIGVIGTERIPYPARAFDMAHCSRCLIPWNKLDGIYLIEVDRVLRPGGYWILSGPPIHWKRHYKGWERTEEDLKQEQDEIEDLAKRLCWKKVIEKGDLAIWQKPINHVECVDSRKVYDAPQICKSNDVDSAWYKKMDTCISPLPDVKSEDEVAGGALERWPKRAFAVPPRIIRGSVPGFTPEKFQGDNKVWSERVNHYKKLIPPLGKRRYRNVMDMNAGIGGFAAALMEYPLWVMNVVPSGLAHDTLGVIYERGFIGTYQDWCEAFSTYPRTYDLIHADKIFSSYQDRCDITYILLEMDRILRPEGTVIIRDNVEVLVKVQAITGGMRWKSQIMDHESGPFNPDKILVAVKTYWTGKPVQKQ, translated from the exons CTCTAATGGCAAAAGAACAGGATGGATCCCCCAAGGTGCGCCACCCAGAATTCCAAAGGATGCGTGTAACTCTCACCATAGGTGTCATTGGCCTCTGTGTCACAGCGTACATTCTTGGTGCTTGGCAAGGCACCTCAAATGGCATTAGCTCTTCCTTAATAAGTACCAGAACCCAGTGCAAAGATCATGTGCGGTCATCTGGTGCTCGCCTGGATTTCCAAGCCCACCACCAGGTGGGCTTCAATGAATCGGCACTTGCGGTGGAGAAATTCACACCTTGCCTGCTCAAGTACAGTGAGTATACCCCTTGCCAAGATCCAAGGAGGGCTAGGAAGTTCCCAAAGAAAATGATGCAGTACAGGGAGCGGCACTGCCCAAAGAAAGAGGACATGCTCCGATGCTTGATCCCTGCGCCTCCAAACTATAACAACCCCTTCCAGTGGCCAAAAAGTCGCGACTATGCTTGGTTCAATAACATCCCTCATCGAGAGCTCAGTATCGAGAAGGCTGTTCAGAACTGGATTCATGTTGAGGGAGACCTGCTTAGATTCCCTGGAGGTGGCACCATGTTCCCACATGGTGCCGATGCTTATATTGATGACATAAATGCCCTTGTACCATTGAATGAAGGCAACATCCGAACTGCACTTGATACTGGATGTGGG GTTGCAAGCTGGGGTGCTTATCTTATGAAGAGGAACATCACCACCATGTCTTTTGCGCCAAGGGATTCTCATGAGGCACAGGTACAGTTTGCATTGGAACGGGGGGTACCAGCCATGATTGGAGTGATAGGGACTGAAAGAATCCCATATCCCGCTAGAGCATTTGACATGGCGCACTGCTCTAGATGTTTGATCCCATGGAATAAGCTTG ATGGCATCTATCTAATTGAAGTAGACAGAGTTCTTAGACCAGGGGGCTACTGGATCCTCTCTGGGCCTCCAATCCACTGGAAGAGACACTACAAGGGGTGGGAGAGGACAGAAGAAGACCTGAAGCAAGAGCAAGATGAGATTGAGGACTTAGCGAAACGGCTCTGCTGGAAGAAGGTCATAGAGAAAGGTGATCTTGCTATATGGCAGAAACCTATCAATCACGTAGAATGTGTTGACAGTAGGAAGGTCTATGATGCTCCGCAGATTTGTAAGAGCAATGATGTGGATTCTGCTTG GTACAAGAAGATGGACACTTGCATATCTCCTCTCCCAGATGTGAAgagtgaagatgaagttgctgGTGGAGCCCTTGAGAGATGGCCAAAAAGGGCATTTGCTGTTCCCCCAAGAATAATTCGCGGTTCAGTTCCAGGCTTCACCCCTGAGAAGTTCCAAGGGGATAACAAGGTGTGGTCAGAGAGAGTGAATCACTACAAGAAATTGATTCCACCACTGGGCAAAAGACGATACAGGAACGTGATGGACATGAATGCAGGGATAGGGGGTTTTGCAGCTGCATTGATGGAGTACCCTCTTTGGGTGATGAATGTTGTGCCTTCAGGCTTGGCGCATGACACCCTCGGTGTTATTTATGAACGAGGGTTTATTGGCACCTACCAGGACTGGTGTGAGGCTTTCTCAACATACCCGAGGACCTACGACCTCATCCATGCTGATAAAATTTTCAGCAGTTACCAGGATAG GTGTGACATAACATACATCCTCCTTGAGATGGACCGGATTCTAAGGCCTGAAGGGACTGTGATCATCAGGGACAACGTGGAGGTGCTGGTGAAGgtacaagctatcactggaggCATGAGGTGGAAGAGCCAAATTATGGATCACGAGTCCGGTCCGTTCAACCCTGACAAGATCCTAGTGGCTGTCAAGACTTACTGGACCGGGAAGCCAGTGCAAAAGCAATAA